In the genome of Borreliella burgdorferi B31, one region contains:
- the bdr gene encoding Bdr family repetitive protein has protein sequence METVSTNIAGVTQEQIYKEFIRLGMEQLIAQDLSKRYYHNELTYRDLENLEKQFDIKFDNLISKIDTVEKNLNVKIDAVKSELNTKIDNVEKNLNLKIDSLDTKIDTVEKNLNLKIDSVKNELTAKIDNVEKNLMSLSEMLKWVLGIMGAMSITMIAGLIFAFISK, from the coding sequence TCAAGAACAAATATATAAAGAATTTATTAGACTGGGCATGGAACAACTAATAGCACAAGATTTATCTAAAAGATATTATCACAATGAACTAACATATAGAGATTTAGAAAATTTAGAAAAACAATTTGATATAAAATTTGATAATCTTATTTCTAAAATAGATACTGTAGAAAAGAATTTAAATGTTAAGATTGATGCTGTTAAAAGCGAACTTAATACTAAGATTGACAATGTGGAAAAGAATTTAAATCTAAAAATAGATAGTTTAGATACTAAGATAGATACTGTAGAAAAGAATTTAAATTTAAAAATAGATAGTGTTAAAAATGAACTTACTGCTAAAATAGACAATGTGGAAAAGAATTTAATGTCTCTTTCAGAAATGCTTAAATGGGTATTAGGAATTATGGGAGCAATGTCTATAACAATGATAGCCGGGCTAATATTTGCTTTCATTTCTAAATAG
- a CDS encoding Mlp family lipoprotein has protein sequence MKIINILFCLFLLMLNGCNSNDTNNSQTKSRQKRDLTQKEATQEKPKSKEELLREKLNDNQKTHLDWLKEALGNDGEFNKFLGYDESKIKSALDHIKSELDSCTGDKVENKNTFKQVVQEALKGGIDGFENTASSTCKNS, from the coding sequence ATGAAAATTATCAACATATTATTTTGTTTATTTTTACTAATGCTAAACGGCTGTAATTCTAATGATACTAATAATAGCCAAACAAAAAGTAGACAAAAACGTGATTTAACCCAAAAAGAAGCAACACAAGAAAAACCTAAATCTAAAGAAGAACTTCTTAGAGAAAAGCTAAATGATAATCAAAAAACACACCTTGACTGGTTAAAAGAAGCTCTGGGCAATGATGGAGAATTTAATAAATTTTTAGGATATGATGAAAGCAAAATAAAATCTGCACTTGATCATATAAAGAGTGAACTTGACAGTTGTACTGGAGATAAGGTTGAAAATAAAAATACCTTCAAGCAGGTCGTTCAGGAGGCCCTTAAAGGGGGCATAGACGGCTTTGAAAATACTGCAAGTAGTACGTGCAAAAATTCATAA
- a CDS encoding ERF family protein, protein MENLSNNNNPQENIQGEIKFRKDMSTLIRNLPRIDKSLKGYGYKYQDFNDIVEVIYSVIDKHNLDLFFTQAPISVEGQYGIVDYIRTTFYSTSTVYKYSFDTRIHTDKLQWNSENGSKNMNTMPQFVGSAITYFKRYALVGHLCIRSEMDTDAAPIYNNYENRNSMPSKQSSVNQKQEQKREQKQEINQNQKNNTIQNQKRDIKQEQKKDRFYYYGVFKEALSNIKDWVNSPTIKDNINSIIQKISFIQNIDPNNVDDIKKIESDLISYFEKNSDFKSINYWAEIIKNYFKKNNKLKDLQDFEKFVVFKRTAYGPSPLIFFSVLKEYERFDEIFAA, encoded by the coding sequence ATGGAAAATCTTTCAAACAATAATAATCCACAAGAAAATATTCAAGGAGAAATTAAATTCAGAAAAGATATGAGCACCCTAATCAGAAACTTGCCGCGTATTGACAAAAGTCTTAAAGGGTATGGGTATAAGTATCAAGATTTCAATGACATAGTAGAAGTAATTTATAGTGTTATTGATAAGCATAATTTGGATCTTTTTTTTACGCAAGCCCCAATTTCTGTAGAGGGGCAATATGGCATAGTTGATTATATTAGGACTACATTCTACAGTACAAGCACTGTGTACAAATACTCATTTGATACGCGAATTCATACAGATAAATTACAATGGAACAGTGAAAATGGGTCTAAAAATATGAATACGATGCCACAATTTGTTGGATCAGCTATTACTTATTTCAAAAGGTACGCTTTAGTAGGGCATCTTTGCATAAGAAGCGAAATGGATACTGATGCAGCACCTATTTACAATAATTATGAAAACAGAAATTCTATGCCTAGCAAACAATCTAGTGTTAATCAAAAGCAAGAACAAAAAAGAGAGCAAAAACAAGAGATTAATCAAAATCAAAAAAATAACACTATTCAAAACCAGAAAAGAGACATTAAGCAAGAACAAAAAAAAGATAGGTTTTATTATTACGGTGTTTTTAAAGAAGCGTTGTCTAATATAAAAGATTGGGTAAATAGCCCTACAATAAAAGATAATATAAACTCAATTATTCAAAAAATAAGCTTTATTCAGAATATAGACCCCAATAATGTTGATGATATCAAGAAAATTGAATCTGATTTAATCTCGTATTTTGAGAAAAATAGTGATTTTAAGAGTATAAACTATTGGGCGGAGATTATAAAAAACTATTTCAAGAAAAATAATAAATTAAAGGATTTACAAGATTTTGAAAAGTTTGTGGTGTTTAAGAGGACTGCTTATGGTCCTAGCCCATTAATATTCTTTAGTGTCTTAAAAGAATATGAACGGTTTGATGAGATATTTGCAGCATAG
- a CDS encoding plasmid maintenance protein has protein sequence MKDFLITTKNPTCHNKHQHKLIYLTSTVDFLNKKDKKYTQQNILYYYNKNLKRNGLAPTTLRTMQNYLYKLEKVLKVTTNYYQHMGVNCGTEIYYKLKYPKKECYQKINKYFKERKNSRFKSRVNNHFKDNVSKNSSVNSVECLSNKNNIKEERKIKEIEKYQLRNYFNNCNFKTEEALSILYLNTDKDTKIEAINILKQNEIALIKKFNIKKSCMKEKQKKLKEILYNTRKKLEENGYNPKQLEINLQKVYENYKYKPHFIIENHKYNDLGYIKRKLEKSIERKKENSQQNYQNLKENIFNILIEQLKKEVNIEILKPIIKEYLNNQKKIEYNKVFGIYHLELLEIIKNEKNSLTTEEFSIKAV, from the coding sequence ATGAAAGATTTTTTAATCACCACAAAAAATCCCACTTGCCACAACAAACACCAACACAAGTTAATATATCTTACATCAACAGTAGATTTTCTAAACAAAAAAGATAAGAAATATACACAACAAAACATACTCTATTACTATAATAAAAATCTAAAAAGAAATGGTTTGGCTCCCACTACACTGAGAACAATGCAAAATTATCTTTATAAATTAGAAAAAGTATTAAAAGTCACAACGAATTACTACCAACACATGGGTGTAAATTGTGGAACTGAAATTTACTATAAGCTAAAGTATCCTAAAAAAGAATGTTACCAGAAAATCAACAAGTACTTTAAAGAACGAAAAAACTCTAGATTTAAATCTAGAGTTAATAACCATTTTAAAGACAATGTTTCTAAAAATAGTAGTGTAAATTCAGTGGAGTGTTTAAGTAATAAAAATAATATAAAAGAAGAAAGAAAGATTAAAGAAATAGAAAAATATCAACTAAGAAATTATTTCAATAATTGTAACTTTAAAACGGAAGAAGCTCTTTCTATTTTGTATTTAAATACTGATAAAGATACTAAGATTGAGGCAATAAATATCTTAAAACAAAATGAAATTGCCCTAATAAAAAAATTCAATATAAAAAAATCTTGCATGAAAGAAAAACAAAAAAAATTAAAAGAAATTCTATACAACACTAGGAAAAAATTAGAAGAAAACGGGTACAATCCCAAACAATTAGAAATAAATTTACAAAAAGTATACGAAAATTACAAATACAAGCCCCATTTTATTATTGAAAATCATAAATATAATGATTTAGGTTACATAAAACGTAAATTAGAAAAGTCGATTGAAAGAAAAAAAGAAAATTCTCAACAAAATTATCAAAATTTAAAGGAAAATATTTTCAATATCCTTATTGAACAACTAAAAAAAGAAGTAAATATTGAAATTCTAAAGCCAATTATAAAAGAATATTTGAATAACCAAAAGAAAATAGAATACAATAAAGTATTTGGTATATATCATCTTGAATTATTAGAAATAATAAAAAATGAAAAAAATTCTTTAACCACAGAAGAATTTAGCATAAAGGCCGTATGA